From a single Lolium rigidum isolate FL_2022 chromosome 7, APGP_CSIRO_Lrig_0.1, whole genome shotgun sequence genomic region:
- the LOC124673269 gene encoding uncharacterized protein LOC124673269 has translation MHDNGTLLLIGIQCFGVTDLVNKALDEEEVITAVSRTGQEVAEGINSTESELTSNRGTGTGTVAPRGEDEWLRVHGRVVAMLPQVEALAAARARLEAVNALQHEFWEARDALLQHRLLQAEESVRRWEAAYIDLQPSGDDQRFAELQRSDLEDLATFVDVFAAENAEFQIKVKEVDAGADHSQDPADHERITEDLKAELQKLKQAYEALCSEKDKKVSEITAEKDFVRDQFKTLERDYADFRSYMNNKSTQASEAALELQKNVEQLQVASQKKDEEIRKLRARVKAAEAKRKSVPESKLQKMDSMPKKIDEEIEKCKDRQPEASQRHKKDTSGTPKKGCSEGPALVTETRNYSSNQMLAEDGRPEASQKRKCATFLSNVSSEESKARSSVAVQGKLEGQQVHCTLPNIQKMSSTSRIESCGEMNIDFGFKAQEVMQAAAILDEADRLKVVELGYSTFLNLKLGPISQRKETYQCMKLVDLEEDRIKVQLQNDVIVYIRPDEIHDLLMLPQGPKAPLKYNMQQHPDFKQLRSELGETGRLDTVKILELMEKEENKQLRLKCFFLILFSRFLMPTTSQTINVNAVMYTRHLASLKEFDMCTIVYLHLRESIKLWKKQSQDAKPTSLTMYGCPIIILVFIVDNLKLTDSVNKNRPRINEYNMATLMETICKAKDNGKISFENWKLKSLEEICYAQSSRFCILSAVDSQDVRSAMAISAVPESQAIQSMSSDPLFSA, from the exons ATGCACGACAATGGAACCTTGCTGCTGATTGGGATTCAGTGCTTCGGCGTCACGGATCTTGTCAATAAGGCCCTGGACGAAGAGGAGGTAATAACGGCAGTCAGTCGTACTGGACAGGAGGTGGCGGAAGGAATCAACTCAACTGAATCCGAGCTGACCTCAAATCG cggcaccggcaccggcaccgtgGCGCCACGCGGGGAGGACGAGTGGCTGCGCGTGCACGGCCGGGTCGTGGCGATGCTGCCGCAGGTGGAggcgctcgccgccgcccgcgcgcggcTGGAGGCCGTCAACGCGCTCCAGCACGAGTTCTGGGAGGCCCGCGACGCACTCCTCCAGCATCGCCTCCTCCAG GCGGAGGAGAGCGTTAGGCGTTGGGAGGCGGCCTACATCGACCTGCAGCCCTCCGGGGATGATCAGAGGTTCGCCG AACTCCAACGGAGTGACTTGGAGGACTTAGCAACTTTTGTAGATGTTTTCGCTGCAGAAAACGCAGAATTTCAG ataaaagtgaaggaagttgaCGCTGGTGCAGATCATAGTCAAGATCCTGCAGACCACGAGCGCATAACAGAAGATTTAAAAGCAGAGCTACAAAAATTGAAGCAAGCTTATGAAGCCCTTTGCTCAGAGAAGGATAAGAAAGTTTCTGAAATAACTGCAGAAAAGGATTTTGTCCGGGACCAGTTTAAGACACTGGAGCGGGACTATGCTGATTTCCGTAGCTACATGAACAATAAGTCTACACAAGCTAGTGAGGCAGCGTTAGAGCTTCAGAAGAATGTAGAACAGCTGCAAGTTGCGTCCCAAAAGAAGGATGAGGAGATTCGCAAATTGCGAGCACGAGTAAAAGCTGCCGAGGCCAAAAGGAAATCGGTACCTGAAAGTAAGCTACAAAAAATGGACTCTATGCCCAAGAAGATAGACGAAGAAATTGAGAAATGCAAGGATCGGCAACCTGAGGCAAGTCAAAGGCACAAGAAAGATACGAGTGGAACACCCAAAAAAGGCTGTTCTGAAGGTCCTGCTTTAGTGACGGAAACAAGAAATTATTCTTCTAATCAAATGCTAGCAGAAGACGGGCGACCTGAGGCTAGCCAGAAGCGCAAGTGTGCCACTTTCTTATCTAAT GTCTCGTCCGAGGAGAGCAAGGCACGGTCATCTGTTGCTGTCCAAGGAAAGCTGGAAG GACAGCAGGTTCATTGCACACTTCCTAATATTCAAAAGATGTCTTCTACTTCTCGTATTGAATCATGTGGTGAG AtgaatattgactttggctttaaGGCCCAAGAGGTTATGCAAGCAGCGGCGATTCTTGATGAAGCAGACCGACTTAAAGTTGTGGAACTTGGGTACTCAACTTTCCTAAACCTAAAGTTGGGACCAATCAGCCAGCGCAAGGAAACCTATCAGTGTATGAAGCTAGTTGATCTGGAAGAGGATAGGATCAAGGTGCAGCTACAAAATGATGTAATTGTATACATCAGACCAGATGAGATCCATGATCTCTTGATGCTGCCCCAAGGTCCTAAGGCCCCcctcaagtacaatatgcaacaaCATCCTGACTTTAAGCAATTGCGAAGTGAATTGGGTGAAACTGGAAGGTTGGATACTGTGAAAATATTGGAGTTGATGGAAAAAGAGGAGAACAAACAATTGAGGCTCAAATGTTTTTTCCTCATTCTCTTTTCAAGATTTCTAATGCCTACCACTTCACAAACTATTAACGTAAATGCAGTGATGTACACAAGGCATTTGGCAAGCCTCAAGGAATTTGACATGTGTACAATAGTATATCTGCATCTCAGGGAGTCTATCAAACTTTGGAAGAAGCAGAGTCAGGATGCAAAACCCACATCACTTACTATGTATGGTTGCCCAATCATAATTCTG GTATTTATTGTAGATAATTTGAAACTGACGGATAGCGTAAACAAGAATCGTCCTCGGATCAATGAGTACAATATGGCGACTTTGATGGAAACTATTTGTAAGGCTAAGGACAATGGCAAGATCTCCTTCGAGAACTGGAAG TTGAAATCTCTAGAGGAGATCTGCTATGCGCAATCATCAAGATTTTGCATCCTGTCCGCAGTTGACTCCCAAGATGTAAGATCTGCTATGGCGATTTCTGCAGTGCCTGAGTCTCAAGCTATCCAGTCCATGagttcagatcctctcttcagtgCATAA
- the LOC124673270 gene encoding probable RNA helicase SDE3, with translation MGQPWSLHQSNAYGHNHRDDGFSVAHVQSEECPLVVNYPFHLTNGKPKSVLVGETSVDTICIVNESSEPVRLCAVSIHTSDPAGSFVLSMMKPPSKNAGEEANKHFVALDSVEDLTVQPQQTLKIWLSCMPKDIGLHSATVDVKTDEEDIVQRIAFLLADDNVSVKLFSKEPCLREFNFQYACKHKPYDLSEELSMKNYSEFFTSLLEIEKLHLKEYMSSYGMEGVSIRRTGSYLSLEVPGLAEQRPSLVPGDYIAVSNHFQNDAQPYKGYIHSVEVDKILFTLDWFDYDWFDYDYQPKNKYDVFFSYSDTNMRRLSLSVCKRICKRKHICDRIMFPGQASCREVKKKGYDYLNRSIDPEQADAINRIIGLQGGAPYVIYGPPGTGKTCTLIEAIWQLYKSARGKILVCAPSNAAADHILEKLVSTSCLFLKEHIFRLNSPKRKFNKMKPSLLEFCFYENKEFRCPPVKALKRYNIVISTNMSSSNLWGLPEDHFTHIFLDDAGQCSEPETMVPLSHLCGRDTVVVVAGDPMQLGPVVFCEQAEKDGLGKSYLQRLLCDIEVYHSCNPNYVKMLVKNYRCHPAILELTSQLYYGGQSIASPSKGDEVASIYDCIGLPNKKFPVLFFGIQGCDDRERTSPSWFNRIEVTRVVYLITTLRGAGVSEADIGVITPYRGQVCKINKALKMPQVLVGTAEQFLAQEREIIIISTVRSTLKHATLKHEEFDKIFNLGFLNNPRRSHFAMTRARSLLIIVGNPHIMTKDTHWDKLLKYCRDNGSYVGCALPPLEEQEGGAADLVR, from the exons ATGGGGCAGCCCTGGTCTCTACATCAAAGCAATGCATATGGCCACAATCACAGGGATGATGGCTTCTCAGTGGCTCATGTTCAATCTGAAGAATGTCCTTTGGTTGTTAACTATCCTTTCCATCTTACAAACGGCAAGCCTAAATCTGTCCTTGTTGGAGAAACATCTGTTGACACCATTTGCATAGTTAATGAATCTTCTGAACCTGTACGTTTGTGCGCGGTGAGCATTCACACTTCAGACCCAGCAGGTAGTTTTGTGTTGTCAATGATGAAACCACCATCGAAGAATGCTGGTGAGGAGGCAAATAAGCATTTTGTTGCTTTGGATTCTGTGGAAGATCTGACAGTTCAGCCTCAACAAACTCTAAAAATTTGGTTGTCTTGTATGCCAAAGGATATTGGTTTACATTCAGCAACCGTGGACGTTAAGACTGATGAGGAGGATATTGTTCAGCGTATTGCTTTTCTGTTGGCGGATGATAATGtttcagtgaaattattttctaaGGAACCTTGCCTTAGGGAATTCAACTTTCAATATGCATGCAAACACAAACCTTATGACTTGTCTGAAGAGCTGAGCATGAAAAACTATTCAGAATTCTTTACATCTCTTTTGGAAATTGAAAAACTTCATTTAAAG GAGTACATGAGTTCATATGGCATGGAGGGTGTCTCGATAAGAAGGACGGGTTCTTATTTGTCTCTTGAGGTCCCAGGTTTAGCAGAACAGAGGCCCTCACTTGTCCCTGGAGACTATATAGCTGTTTCCAACCATTTTCAGAATGATGCTCAGCCATACAAA GGCTACATTCACTCGGTTGAAGTTGACAAGATATTGTTTACATTAGATTGGTTTGATTATGATTGGTTTGATTATGATTACCAACCCAAGAATAAGTATGATGTTTTCTTCTCATACAGTGATACAAACATGAGAAGGCTCTCCTTGTCTGTCTGCAAGAGAATCTGCAAGAGAAAACATATTTGCGACAGAATTATGTTTCCCGGCCAAGCATCTTGTAGAGAGGTGAAGAAAAAGGGATATGATTATCTGAATCGGTCCATAGACCCTGAACAAGCTGATGCAATTAATAGGATAATTGGCCTACAAGGGGGTGCACCATATGTGATTTATGGACCTCCAGGAACTGGCAAGACCTGTACCCTTATTGAGGCCATTTGGCAGCTTTATAAATCTGCCAGGGGAAAGATTCTCGTATGTGCTCCTTCCAATGCTGCCGCAGACCATATATTGGAAAAACTGGTTTCTACTTCCTGTCTGTTCTTGAAAGAACATATCTTTAGGCTGAATTCTCCTAAGCGAAAGTTCAACAAAATGAAACCTTCTCTTTTGGAGTTTTGCTTCTATGAAAATAAGGAGTTCAGGTGTCCTCCGGTGAAAGCGTTAAAGAGATACAACATAGTTatttcaaccaacatgagttcatCAAACCTGTGGGGTCTTCCTGAAGACCATTTCACACATATTTTCTTGGATGATGCTGGACAATGTTCTGAACCAGAGACAATGGTTCCTTTGTCGCATTTGTGCGGACGAGACACAGTGGTTGTAGTAGCAGGAGATCCCATGCAATTAGGGCCTGTAGTTTTTTGTGAACAAGCAGAGAAGGATGGTTTGGGGAAATCCTATTTGCAAAGGTTGCTCTGTGACATTGAGGTGTACCATTCATGCAATCCTAATTATGTTAAGATGCTAGTGAAAAACTATAGGTGCCATCCAGCTATCCTGGAGCTAACATCACAGCTTTACTACGGGGGTCAATCAATCGCCAGTCCCAGTAAGGGTGATGAAGTGGCATCTATTTATGATTGTATTGGGCTTCCTAACAAGAAGTTCCCTGTTCTTTTTTTTGGAATTCAGGGATGTGATGACAGGGAACGCACCAGTCCATCCTGGTTCAACAGAATCGAAGTTACTAGAGTAGTATATTTAATTACAACTCTGAGAGGTGCCGGCGTAAGTGAAGCTGATATCGGGGTCATTACTCCATATCGTGGACAGGTTTGCAAGATAAATAAGGCTCTGAAAATGCCGCAGGTGTTAGTTGGAACTGCCGAACAATTCCTGGCTCAAGAAAGGGAAATAATAATCATCTCAACTGtcaggtccaccttaaagcatgcCACCTTAAAGCATGAAGAGTTTGACAAAATCTTCAACCTGGGATTCCTGAACAACCCTAGACGGTCCCATTTTGCGATGACGCGTGCCAGATCATTGCTCATTATCGTTGGAAACCCTCACATTATGACTAAG GATACGCACTGGGATAAGCTCCTGAAGTACTGCAGAGACAACGGTTCTTATGTAGGATGTGCACTTCCCCCACTAGAAGAACAAGAGGGTGGAGCTGCAGATCTAGTCCGCTGA